In the genome of Mycobacterium kansasii ATCC 12478, one region contains:
- a CDS encoding TetR/AcrR family transcriptional regulator, which translates to MQSLLRQQRGLAPGNEMSRPGSGLWQSALTYIAMMTFSGSQVPMDGPHNDDQGRGLPARRWAKTDATQQRILDAAVDVFATSGFNAATMADVVSRSGASIGSIYHHFGGKTELFVAIFDRMASAIEQRIKEASKQAAGETDRRRILALYVRAYLEAVWDHRRVAKLVSAGDRPPEFRNTRRDRLTAAFRTGMAGLEPDSSRRGQLLTRALLALIEESSKMAVACEDPNDLAPIIEATIDWVGRLTE; encoded by the coding sequence ATGCAATCTCTGCTGCGTCAGCAGCGTGGGTTAGCGCCTGGTAACGAAATGAGCCGCCCTGGCAGTGGACTTTGGCAATCGGCGTTAACGTATATAGCCATGATGACCTTCTCGGGGTCTCAAGTGCCTATGGACGGGCCCCACAATGACGATCAAGGCAGGGGCTTGCCGGCTCGCCGCTGGGCCAAGACCGACGCGACCCAGCAGCGCATCCTCGACGCCGCTGTTGACGTGTTCGCGACCAGCGGCTTCAACGCAGCGACGATGGCCGATGTGGTGAGCCGCTCCGGCGCCAGCATCGGCAGCATCTATCACCACTTCGGCGGCAAGACCGAACTCTTCGTGGCGATCTTCGACCGAATGGCCAGCGCTATTGAACAGCGGATCAAGGAGGCGTCCAAGCAAGCGGCAGGCGAAACCGACCGCCGCCGGATTTTGGCACTCTATGTGCGGGCATACCTTGAGGCAGTGTGGGACCACCGGCGCGTAGCCAAATTGGTGTCGGCAGGAGACCGGCCCCCCGAGTTCCGGAACACCCGGCGCGACCGCTTGACGGCTGCATTCCGCACCGGCATGGCTGGGCTGGAGCCGGATTCGTCCCGGCGCGGGCAACTTCTGACCCGAGCTCTGCTGGCGCTCATAGAAGAGTCATCGAAGATGGCCGTGGCGTGTGAGGACCCCAACGACCTGGCGCCGATCATTGAGGCGACGATCGACTGGGTCGGCCGGCTCACCGAGTGA
- a CDS encoding crotonase/enoyl-CoA hydratase family protein, with protein sequence MTEADGATPAVLVECRGNVMVITINRPEARNAINSAVSVGVGNALDEAQHDPEVRAVVITGAGDKSFCAGADLKAIARRENIYHPDHGEWGFAGYVHHYIDKPTIAAVNGTALGGGTELALASDLVVAHERAKFGLPEVKRGLIAAAGGVFRIVNQLPRKLAMELLLTGEPITAADAYDWGLINQVVREGAVLDAALTLAARVIVNAPLSVQASKRIAYGVDDGLITDEEAGWQRTTREMSSLIRSEDAREGPLAFAEKREPVWKAR encoded by the coding sequence GTGACCGAAGCCGACGGCGCTACGCCGGCCGTACTGGTCGAGTGCCGCGGCAACGTCATGGTCATCACGATCAACCGGCCCGAAGCCCGCAATGCCATCAACAGCGCCGTGAGCGTCGGGGTGGGCAATGCACTCGACGAAGCCCAGCATGATCCCGAGGTACGGGCCGTGGTGATCACCGGCGCCGGCGACAAATCGTTTTGCGCCGGCGCCGACCTCAAGGCGATCGCCCGGCGGGAAAACATCTACCACCCCGACCACGGCGAGTGGGGCTTCGCCGGATACGTGCACCACTACATCGACAAGCCCACCATCGCCGCGGTCAACGGCACCGCCCTGGGCGGCGGCACCGAACTGGCGCTGGCCAGCGACCTGGTGGTGGCGCACGAACGGGCCAAGTTCGGGTTGCCGGAGGTCAAGCGTGGACTGATCGCCGCTGCCGGTGGCGTCTTCCGGATCGTGAACCAACTGCCCCGCAAATTGGCGATGGAACTGCTGTTGACCGGCGAGCCGATCACCGCAGCCGACGCCTACGACTGGGGCCTGATCAACCAGGTGGTCAGGGAGGGTGCGGTGCTGGACGCCGCGCTGACGCTGGCCGCGCGGGTGATCGTCAACGCGCCGCTGTCGGTGCAGGCCAGCAAGCGCATCGCCTACGGGGTCGACGACGGCCTCATCACCGACGAAGAAGCGGGCTGGCAGCGCACCACGCGCGAGATGAGTTCGCTGATCCGGTCCGAGGACGCCCGGGAAGGGCCGTTGGCGTTCGCCGAGAAGCGGGAGCCGGTCTGGAAGGCGCGCTAG
- a CDS encoding type III polyketide synthase: protein MNRSGGADVTPHMNTFTGGRPARVAAQASSVLTTSALTTSPCVAGVAVAFPQHRYSQDETIGALMTFAGPDFRRFANSSGVTARHTALPLSRYGHLSGFTEANDAWVDVALDLGGQALLAALDDARVKPADVDVVFSTTVTGLAVPTLEARLATRVGLRQDVKRIPLFGLGCVAGAAGVARVHDYLRGFPNQVAALLAVELCSLTVQRNDHSVANLVASSLFGDGAAAVVAMGAELASGRRAGPRLLASRSRTYPDTEDVLGWEIGSDGFRIVLSVEVATVVEKYVADDIRNFLGDHGLTTADVSTWVLHAAGPRVIDAVENALELPVHALDRTRDSLRDNGNLSSVSVLDVLRATMADPPPPPGSFGIMIAMGPGFSSEFVLLGW, encoded by the coding sequence GTGAACCGATCCGGCGGCGCCGACGTGACTCCCCACATGAATACATTCACAGGGGGTAGGCCGGCGCGTGTCGCTGCGCAGGCGAGTTCGGTATTGACGACTTCGGCTTTGACGACGAGCCCGTGCGTAGCCGGCGTGGCGGTGGCATTCCCACAACACCGGTACAGCCAGGACGAAACCATCGGTGCGCTGATGACCTTTGCCGGCCCGGATTTTCGCCGATTCGCCAACAGCAGCGGAGTCACCGCACGCCATACCGCGCTGCCGTTGTCTCGCTACGGCCATCTGAGCGGCTTCACCGAAGCAAACGACGCCTGGGTCGACGTCGCCCTCGACCTGGGTGGGCAGGCACTGCTGGCAGCGCTCGATGACGCCAGGGTCAAGCCCGCGGATGTCGATGTCGTCTTTTCGACGACGGTGACCGGGCTGGCCGTGCCGACCCTGGAAGCGCGCCTGGCCACCCGGGTGGGGCTGCGCCAGGACGTCAAACGCATTCCGCTGTTCGGGCTGGGCTGCGTGGCCGGCGCCGCCGGGGTAGCGCGCGTGCATGACTACCTGCGGGGCTTCCCCAACCAGGTCGCAGCGCTGCTGGCGGTGGAACTGTGCTCGCTGACCGTTCAGCGTAACGACCACTCGGTGGCCAATCTCGTCGCGTCCAGCCTGTTCGGTGACGGCGCCGCCGCGGTCGTCGCAATGGGGGCCGAGCTGGCTTCCGGAAGGCGGGCCGGGCCCAGGCTGCTGGCCAGCCGCAGCCGGACCTACCCCGACACCGAGGACGTACTGGGCTGGGAGATCGGCAGTGACGGGTTCCGGATCGTGTTATCCGTCGAGGTGGCGACTGTCGTGGAGAAATACGTGGCCGACGATATCCGCAATTTCCTGGGTGACCATGGGTTGACCACGGCCGACGTGTCGACGTGGGTGCTGCACGCGGCCGGGCCCAGGGTCATCGACGCCGTCGAGAATGCCCTCGAGCTACCCGTTCATGCCCTGGATCGCACCCGAGACTCATTGCGCGACAACGGCAACCTGTCGTCGGTGTCGGTGCTGGACGTGCTTAGGGCCACCATGGCCGATCCGCCGCCGCCACCGGGATCGTTTGGGATCATGATCGCCATGGGCCCGGGTTTTTCTTCCGAATTCGTACTGCTCGGCTGGTAG
- a CDS encoding thiolase family protein produces MAEAVIVEAVRSPIGKRNGGLSGVHPADLSAQVLNGLVHKAGIDPELVDDVIWGCVMQAGEQALDIARTSLLAAGWPETVPGVTVDRQCGSSQQSVHFAAAGVAAGHYDVVVAGGVESMSRTPMGSSLANGGRPYPKAFLDRYEGKIPNQGIGAEMIAQRWGLDRLALDEFSLGSHEKAAAAQDSGAFDDQIVGIKDQDGNTVLRDEGIRRGTPMEKMASLKPAFKEDGVIHAGNSSQISDGSAALLFMSAEKAKSLGRKPIAKVHSVALAGADPVIMLTAPIPATQKVLKRSGLSIGDIGAYEVNEAFAPVPLAWLRDIGADEKKLNPNGGAIALGHPLGGSGARLMTTLLYHMRDKGIRYGLQTMCEGGGQANATILELL; encoded by the coding sequence ATGGCTGAAGCCGTCATCGTCGAGGCTGTACGTTCCCCGATCGGCAAGCGCAACGGCGGGTTGTCCGGAGTGCACCCGGCCGACCTGTCCGCGCAGGTCCTCAACGGTCTGGTGCACAAGGCCGGCATCGACCCCGAACTCGTCGACGACGTCATTTGGGGATGCGTCATGCAAGCCGGCGAGCAGGCCCTCGACATCGCCCGCACCTCGCTGCTGGCAGCCGGCTGGCCCGAGACGGTCCCCGGGGTAACCGTGGATCGCCAGTGCGGGTCGAGCCAGCAGTCCGTGCACTTCGCGGCGGCCGGCGTCGCGGCCGGTCACTACGACGTCGTCGTCGCCGGCGGGGTGGAGTCGATGTCACGCACCCCGATGGGGTCGTCGCTGGCCAACGGCGGGCGGCCCTATCCCAAGGCCTTCCTCGACCGCTACGAAGGCAAGATCCCCAACCAGGGCATCGGCGCCGAGATGATCGCGCAGCGATGGGGCCTCGACCGCCTCGCGCTTGACGAGTTCTCCCTCGGATCGCACGAAAAAGCCGCAGCCGCACAGGATTCCGGCGCCTTCGACGACCAGATCGTCGGCATCAAGGACCAGGACGGCAATACGGTCCTCAGGGACGAAGGCATCCGCCGCGGCACCCCGATGGAGAAGATGGCGTCACTGAAGCCGGCGTTCAAGGAAGACGGCGTGATCCACGCCGGCAACTCCTCGCAGATCTCCGACGGCTCGGCCGCGCTGCTGTTCATGTCCGCAGAGAAGGCAAAGTCGTTGGGGCGCAAGCCGATTGCCAAGGTCCACTCGGTGGCGCTGGCCGGGGCTGACCCGGTGATCATGCTGACCGCGCCCATCCCGGCCACCCAGAAGGTGCTCAAGCGCTCCGGGCTGTCCATCGGCGACATCGGGGCATACGAGGTCAACGAGGCGTTCGCCCCGGTGCCCCTGGCCTGGCTGCGCGACATCGGCGCCGACGAGAAGAAGCTCAACCCCAACGGCGGCGCGATCGCGCTCGGCCACCCGCTGGGCGGCTCGGGCGCGCGGCTGATGACCACCCTGCTATATCACATGCGGGACAAGGGAATTCGCTACGGACTGCAGACGATGTGCGAGGGCGGCGGTCAGGCCAACGCCACCATCCTGGAGCTGTTGTGA
- a CDS encoding NAD(P)/FAD-dependent oxidoreductase: MTYDTDLLIVGGGPGGLATALHARRHGLSVIVADPRESPIDKACGEGLMPGGLAELAALDVDPAGMPFHGIAYVSENRRAEAWFRSGPGRGVRRTTLHSALTARAKEQDTEWIRTRVTGVSQDAHGVTAADVRARWLVAADGLHSGVRRAVGITATAGSPRRYGVRWHYRVPVWSEFVEVHWSRWGEAYVTPVEPDLVGVAILSRRRPELSWFPWLSRHLRDAEPGRARGCGPLRQVVSRRVAGRVLLVGDAAGYEDALTGEGISLAVKQAAAAVRAIVDDAPASYEAAWHRVTRNYRWLTRGLVLGSTPYPARRAIVPAGELLPSVFEWAVNALAR, translated from the coding sequence ATGACCTACGACACCGACCTGCTGATCGTCGGCGGCGGCCCGGGAGGTCTGGCCACGGCATTACACGCACGCAGGCACGGACTTTCGGTCATCGTCGCCGATCCCCGGGAGAGCCCGATCGACAAGGCCTGCGGCGAAGGACTGATGCCCGGCGGTCTGGCCGAACTGGCAGCGCTCGACGTCGACCCGGCCGGCATGCCGTTTCACGGCATCGCCTACGTCAGCGAAAATCGCCGCGCCGAGGCGTGGTTTCGCAGCGGTCCGGGCCGCGGCGTGCGGCGCACCACGTTGCACTCGGCGTTGACGGCGCGCGCCAAAGAGCAAGACACCGAATGGATTCGGACGCGGGTGACCGGTGTGTCGCAGGACGCCCACGGTGTGACGGCCGCCGATGTGCGCGCGAGGTGGCTGGTGGCGGCCGATGGATTGCATTCGGGGGTGCGGCGGGCGGTGGGAATCACCGCGACGGCGGGTAGCCCACGGCGCTACGGGGTGCGCTGGCATTACCGGGTGCCGGTGTGGTCGGAGTTCGTCGAAGTGCACTGGTCGCGCTGGGGTGAGGCGTACGTGACACCGGTGGAACCGGACCTGGTGGGCGTTGCGATCCTGTCCCGTCGGCGTCCCGAACTTTCGTGGTTTCCCTGGCTTTCCCGTCATTTGCGCGACGCCGAACCCGGGCGCGCGCGCGGCTGCGGCCCGTTGCGGCAGGTGGTGTCCCGTCGCGTTGCCGGGCGGGTGCTGTTGGTGGGCGACGCGGCCGGCTACGAAGACGCCCTGACCGGTGAGGGCATCAGCCTGGCCGTCAAGCAGGCGGCCGCGGCGGTGCGGGCCATCGTCGACGACGCACCCGCGTCGTATGAGGCCGCCTGGCATCGGGTTACCCGCAACTACCGCTGGCTCACCCGAGGTCTGGTGCTGGGCAGTACGCCTTACCCGGCTCGCCGGGCCATCGTGCCGGCGGGTGAGCTGTTGCCTTCCGTTTTCGAGTGGGCGGTCAACGCGCTGGCGCGCTAG
- a CDS encoding isoprenylcysteine carboxyl methyltransferase family protein, whose translation MYYLLVLAVGVERLAELIVARRNARWSFAQGGKEFGRPHYVVMVTLHTALLLGCLVEPWALHRPFIPWLGWPMVGVLLLSQGLRWWCVKSLGRRWNTRVIVLPHEPLVRRGPYRLMHHPNYVAVVAEGFALPMVHTAWLTALGFTVANAMLLTVRLRVENSVLGYS comes from the coding sequence ATGTATTACCTGCTGGTCCTGGCCGTCGGCGTGGAACGACTGGCCGAGCTGATCGTGGCCAGGCGCAACGCGCGCTGGTCTTTCGCTCAGGGCGGCAAGGAGTTCGGCCGTCCCCACTACGTCGTGATGGTCACTCTGCACACCGCGCTGCTGCTCGGCTGCCTCGTCGAACCCTGGGCGCTGCACCGGCCGTTCATTCCCTGGCTGGGCTGGCCGATGGTGGGTGTGCTGCTGCTCAGCCAGGGGCTGCGCTGGTGGTGCGTCAAGTCGCTGGGACGACGCTGGAACACCCGGGTCATCGTGTTGCCGCACGAGCCGTTGGTGCGGCGGGGGCCCTACCGGCTGATGCACCACCCGAACTATGTTGCGGTGGTGGCCGAAGGGTTCGCGCTGCCGATGGTGCACACCGCATGGTTGACCGCACTCGGTTTCACCGTGGCCAACGCCATGTTGTTGACGGTGCGCCTGCGGGTGGAGAACTCCGTGTTGGGCTATTCATGA
- a CDS encoding NAD(P)H-binding protein codes for MRILVTGATGYVGSRLVTALLADGHKVLAASRNLARLRRLGWSDDVTPVLLDASDPASARAAMDAAGHIDVVYYLVHGIGQPGFRDSDNAAAANVAVAARAAGVRRIVYLGGFVPDAPEDEALSQHLTSRAEVAAALTVENGPELVWLGAAIIIGAGSTSFEMLRYVGDRFPVMPMPNWMDNPIDPISVRDVLHYLVAAADSDRVPAGAYDICGPDTTSYRRLLEAYARICGRWHAAVPVGNTLDTAIASRITAAALPIPPGLAAGLVESLDHPMRASATGLRDRVPDPPGGLLGVEDAIALALADDPHAPPAPVNVLADPHHLADSDPSWAGGDALRIRRLARAVTPPLARPTLKLLNIVPGPLAGALRTSLDILIALTPKVLPA; via the coding sequence ATGCGGATTCTGGTCACCGGCGCCACCGGCTATGTCGGATCGCGCCTCGTGACAGCGCTCCTCGCCGACGGCCACAAAGTCCTGGCCGCCAGCCGGAACCTGGCTCGCCTGCGGCGGTTGGGCTGGTCCGACGACGTGACACCGGTCCTGCTCGACGCCTCGGATCCCGCGTCGGCGCGGGCCGCGATGGACGCCGCGGGTCACATCGACGTCGTCTACTACCTGGTCCACGGGATCGGTCAACCCGGATTCCGGGACAGCGACAACGCCGCGGCCGCCAACGTGGCCGTCGCCGCCCGCGCTGCCGGAGTGCGACGCATCGTCTACCTGGGTGGCTTCGTGCCCGACGCCCCCGAAGACGAGGCGCTGTCCCAGCACCTGACCAGCAGGGCCGAAGTGGCGGCGGCCCTGACCGTCGAGAACGGCCCGGAACTGGTGTGGCTGGGCGCGGCGATCATCATCGGCGCCGGGTCGACGTCGTTCGAGATGCTGCGCTATGTCGGAGATCGGTTCCCGGTCATGCCGATGCCGAACTGGATGGACAACCCGATCGACCCGATCTCGGTTCGCGACGTGCTGCATTACCTGGTGGCCGCCGCCGACTCGGACCGGGTGCCGGCGGGTGCCTACGACATTTGTGGACCCGACACCACGTCCTACCGGCGGCTGCTCGAGGCCTACGCCCGCATTTGCGGCAGATGGCACGCCGCGGTGCCGGTGGGCAACACGCTCGATACCGCGATAGCGTCGCGCATCACGGCGGCCGCGTTGCCCATTCCGCCGGGCCTGGCCGCGGGCCTGGTCGAATCACTGGATCACCCGATGCGGGCCTCCGCGACCGGCCTGCGAGACCGGGTGCCCGATCCACCCGGTGGGTTGCTCGGCGTCGAGGACGCCATCGCGCTGGCCTTGGCGGACGACCCGCATGCGCCGCCGGCTCCGGTCAACGTGCTGGCCGATCCCCATCACCTCGCGGATTCCGATCCCTCCTGGGCCGGTGGGGACGCGCTGCGCATCCGGCGGCTCGCCCGCGCGGTGACGCCACCCCTCGCGCGACCCACGTTGAAGCTGCTGAACATCGTCCCCGGCCCACTCGCCGGCGCACTGCGAACTAGTCTGGACATCCTCATCGCCCTGACTCCGAAAGTTCTGCCCGCATGA